From a region of the Marasmius oreades isolate 03SP1 chromosome 7, whole genome shotgun sequence genome:
- the COQ4 gene encoding Ubiquinone biosynthesis protein (BUSCO:EOG092643VB) — translation MATYIMRPPTIRNTFCRITPTVLNCRRSVTTPAYPGHIPLNWTENAFLAVGSGLMALIDPKRADMVAALGETTAGPALPRLRDIMLKSPEGRQILKDRPRINTNTVNMEALARLPEGTFGRSYITWLERTGVTPDTRTPVHYIDDPELAYVMQRYRECHDLYHCITNFPVNVEAELAVKYFEFVNLGLPLAGLSALFGPLRLNAAKRKRLFGEYVPWALKCGSSARCLISVYWEKRWEQNTEELKKELGIWDAPPARWGKPLNEARIVTDQKNLEATKVGQL, via the exons ATGGCCACCTATATCATGCGCCCACCAACTATTCGCAATACGTTCTGTCGCATCACTCCCACTGTTCTGAACTGCCGCCGTTCAGTAACTACCCCAGCATATCCTGGTCACATACCTTTAAATTGGACCGAGAACGCATTTTTGGCGGTCGGTTCAGGCCTCATGGCGTTGATAGACCCGAAACGAgcag ATATGGTAGCTGCCCTCGGAGAAACTACAGCAGGACCTGCTCTCCCTCGTTTACGCGACATCATGCTCAAAAGCCCTGAAGGCAGACAGATCCTCAAGGACAGACCAAGAATAAATACGAATACTGTCAACATGGAAGCCCTTGCAAGGTTACCCGAAGGAACTTTTGGTCGTTCGTATATTACCTGGTTAGAAAGAACTGGTGTCACTCCCGATACACGAACGCCT GTTCACTACATCGACGACCCAGAACTGGCCTACGTCATGCAACGATATCGGGAATGCCATGATTTATACCACTGCATTACCAACTTTCCCGTAAACGTCGAGGCTGAATTGGCAGTCAAATATTTCGAGTTTGTCAACTTGGGACTTCCGTTAGCCGGTCTATCCGCGTTATTTGGGCCTCTAAGGTTGAATGCGGCTAAAAGGAAACGTTTGTTCGGAGAATACGTTCCTTGGGCACTCAAATGTGGAAGTAGTGCACGGTGCCTTATTTCAGTCTACTGGGAGAAACGGTGGGAGCAGAACACGGAGGAACTCAAGAAGGAACTTGGAATCTGGGATGCACCTCCTGCGAGGTGGGGTAAACCTCTAAATGAGGCAAGAATAGTTACTGATCAGAAGAATTTGGAGGCAACAAAGGTCGGGCAACTATGA